DNA from Sphingomonas sp. R1:
CTATAATAGACGGAAATCGGACGTGCGGACGCCGCGGCCGATATTTCGGAAGGTCCAGGGAATCTATGTCGGCCGAGATCGTCGAAGATAAGGGTACGCCGGACGCCCCGGCGCCCAACAAGAAGAAGAAGCTGATCATCATCGGCGCCGCCACCGCCGCTGCCCTGGCGCTGGGCGGCGGCGGCGCGGCCTTCTTCCTGGGCGGCAAGAGCACCGCCAAGACCGAGGCGCACGGCGAAGAGACCGCCGCTGCCGAGGAAGGGCATGGCGAGGGCGAAGCCAAGAGCGAGGGAGAAGGCGGCGGCGAAGGCGGCCATGGCGGCGGCGAGGGGAAATTCGTCGACGTGCCCACGGTGTCGGTCAATCTGCGCTCGCCCGACGGATCGGCCAAGTTCCTGAAGTTGCACCTGATGCTGGTGCCCGGCCCCAAGACCACCGATGTCGCCCTCAAGGACAAGTTGCCGATGGTGCTCGACGCCTATCAGCCCTTCCTGCGCGAGCTGCGCCCGGAGGATCTCGGCGGCTCCGCGGCAGTGTTCCGACTGAAGGAGGAGCTGATGGTCCGCGCCACCCGCGTGCTCGGCCCGGGCATGGTCAAGGAAGTCCTCATTCAGGACCTGATCCAGCAATGATCGACCTAGACGATTTCGACCTGCCGGATCCCCCCGCCGCACCGCTCGGCGGCGATATCGGCAATTTCGATCAGGCGGACATCGACGCGCTGTTCGGCGGCGGCGAGCCGGTCCTGAAGAAGAAGGGCCTGCGCGCCGTTCTGGAATCGAAGGTCATCAGCCATGAACGGCTGCCGATGCTGGAAGTGGTGTGCGACCGCGTGGTCCGGACCTTCGCCAGCTCGATGCGCAACATGACCTCGGACGCAATCGACGTGAGCCTGGAGGAAGTCACCTCCGCCCGCTTCGGCGAGTTCATGAACCGCGTGCTGCTGCCGGCGATGGTCGGCGTCTTCAAGGTCACCGAATGGGAAAGCTACGGGCTGATCACCGTGGAATCCGGCCTGATCTATTCGGTGGTCGACGCGCTGCTCGGCGGGCGCGGTAGCAATTCGCCGACGATGATCGACGGCCGCGCCTTCACGCCGATCGAGACCTCGCTCGTCTCGCGCGTGCTGGAAACCGCGCTGCGGGACTTCGCCGACGCGTTCGCGCCGATCGAGGAGGTCAACATGAAGCTCGAGCGCATCGAGACCAACCCGCGCTTCGCCGCGATCGCCGCCACCTCGAACATCTGCGCCATCGCCACCTTCCGCGTGGACATGGACGGCCGCGGCGGCTGCTTCACCATGGTGTTCCCCTACGCCACGCTGGAGCCGGTGCGCCACAAGCTGCTCCAGCGCTTCATGGGCGAAAAGAGCGGCCGCGACAGCATCTGGGAAGCACATATGGCCTCCGAGATCCGCAAGACCAACGTGACCGTCAACGTGCTGCTCGGCGAGAAGGCCGTGCCGCTGGCCGAGCTGGAGGAACTGCAGGTCGGCCAGACCATCGCCTTCGACAAGAGCCCGGACGACGCACTCGACATGGCGTGCGGCGATATCAAGCTCGCCCAGGCCCAGATCGGCCAGCGCAGCGGCCGCGTCGCCGTGCGCCTGGTCAACGACGTTTCCCGCACAAGGAAGAAAGTATCATGAGTATCGCGCTTTTCGCCAATGTGCTGACGATCATCCTGTGCGTCGCCGTGCTCGTGCAGAGCATGCGGATGATGCGCAGCCTGCGCGCCGTGAAGGACGGCGCCCTTACCGATGTGGTGAAGGCACTCGATCATGCCACGGTGCAGGCACGCAGCGTCCTTTCCGACATGAAGCAGACGCTGGGCACGGATTGCGCGCGCCACGCGCGGCTGGTGGAGCAGGCCCGCGACCTGCGCGACGAACTGTCCGACATGATCGGCATCGCCGACTCCGCTTGCGAACGCATCGTATCGGCGGTGAGCCTGGCCAACGCGCTGCGCGTCGCCAGCGAGGAAGCGGCGGCCGAGGGCGAGGACGCGGAAACGCCGGCGAACGAGACCGCCGCCACGCGCGAGGCCGCGTAATGGCGCGCCCCTCCCTGCTGCTGCTGATGGCAGCGGCCTCGGCGATCGCGGCGGTCGCCAATGCGGCAAGCATCGCCACCGCCGACCAGGACGGCGCCACCAAGACGCGGCTGGGCAACTCGATCGAGCGCGACCTGAGCGCGCGCGACCAGGAAGCCGCCAAGCGCCAGCGCGCGCTCGACCTGCGCGAGCAGGCCGCCAAGGCCGCCGAGCAGCGGCTCGCGGCGGGCGTGGAAGCGCAGAAGGATGCAGCAGCGGGAACGCCGGGGGCCCCTGGCGGCCCCTCGCCGGCCGAAGCGCAGTTCGACGAGCTCGCCCGCATCTACCAGGCGATGAAGCCCGCCAAGGCCGCGGCGGTGTTCGAGCAGCTCGACATGGAAGTGCAGATGAAGGTGGCACAGCGCATGCGCCCCGCCTCCACCGCCGCGATCCTGGCGGCGATGTCGCCCAAGGGCGCGGCGTCGCTCAGCATGGCGCTGGCCCGCAAGAGCGCGGCCAAGCCCGCGGCGGCGGCACCGGCGTTGGCTGGCCCGGCGGGCGCGACGCGCAAGCCGGGCTGACCGCCCGACGGTCGTGCGGATACAACAACACCGTCGTCCCCGTGGAGGGACCGACGGTGTTGTTGTCTGTAGAGGCGGTTCCTGCCGCGCGCCCTGGGGCGCAGATGCCGCGACCCTCAGTTCTGCGAGGCGCCGACTTCCACGATCAGCACCCGGCCGATTTCGGGCGACGCCGTCTTGAGCGCGGCCGTGAGCGTCTTGTCGAGATCGGCGGCGTTCACCGCGCGCAGTGCCGAGGCATCGAGCCGGGCAAATTCCACGCCCCCGGCGATCGCCGCCATCCGCAGCGTCGGCATCGCCGCCGCCAGCTTCTCGGCAGCCGCGGCATCGTGGGCCTCGAGCACCAGCTTGAAATTCAGCGTGCCGGCGACCCGATCCGAATCGACGATCGGCACCGCGATCGAGTCCATCGTGACGAGATGCACGCCGTCCCCGCCGCCACCGCCGCCGGAGGCGAAGGCCTGTCCCGCGGGCAGCGGCGACAGTGCCGCCGCTACCAGCCCGAGCATCGCCGACATTCGCTTGCCGCGCACCGAATTTCTCCTGTTATCGCATGGTTCGGGCCGCCCGGCGGCCACGCACGTCCTATAAATAAGGGGTAAGCACTTAACGGAATCCAAATGAGCCACGATCAACGCCCCGCCCGGATGCGCGTCGTCGCCGATGCCGGCGCCGCCCGCGGCAACGCCGTCGACACCAAGACGGAGCAGAATGCCAAGCCCGGCGCACCGGATGCTGCCGCATCGGGCGGTCTGCCGATCGTGCCTGCGCTGGTCTTCGTCAT
Protein-coding regions in this window:
- a CDS encoding flagellar basal body-associated FliL family protein translates to MSAEIVEDKGTPDAPAPNKKKKLIIIGAATAAALALGGGGAAFFLGGKSTAKTEAHGEETAAAEEGHGEGEAKSEGEGGGEGGHGGGEGKFVDVPTVSVNLRSPDGSAKFLKLHLMLVPGPKTTDVALKDKLPMVLDAYQPFLRELRPEDLGGSAAVFRLKEELMVRATRVLGPGMVKEVLIQDLIQQ
- the fliM gene encoding flagellar motor switch protein FliM, with amino-acid sequence MIDLDDFDLPDPPAAPLGGDIGNFDQADIDALFGGGEPVLKKKGLRAVLESKVISHERLPMLEVVCDRVVRTFASSMRNMTSDAIDVSLEEVTSARFGEFMNRVLLPAMVGVFKVTEWESYGLITVESGLIYSVVDALLGGRGSNSPTMIDGRAFTPIETSLVSRVLETALRDFADAFAPIEEVNMKLERIETNPRFAAIAATSNICAIATFRVDMDGRGGCFTMVFPYATLEPVRHKLLQRFMGEKSGRDSIWEAHMASEIRKTNVTVNVLLGEKAVPLAELEELQVGQTIAFDKSPDDALDMACGDIKLAQAQIGQRSGRVAVRLVNDVSRTRKKVS
- a CDS encoding DUF6468 domain-containing protein encodes the protein MSIALFANVLTIILCVAVLVQSMRMMRSLRAVKDGALTDVVKALDHATVQARSVLSDMKQTLGTDCARHARLVEQARDLRDELSDMIGIADSACERIVSAVSLANALRVASEEAAAEGEDAETPANETAATREAA
- a CDS encoding MotE family protein; the encoded protein is MARPSLLLLMAAASAIAAVANAASIATADQDGATKTRLGNSIERDLSARDQEAAKRQRALDLREQAAKAAEQRLAAGVEAQKDAAAGTPGAPGGPSPAEAQFDELARIYQAMKPAKAAAVFEQLDMEVQMKVAQRMRPASTAAILAAMSPKGAASLSMALARKSAAKPAAAAPALAGPAGATRKPG